The following are encoded together in the Nitrospira sp. genome:
- a CDS encoding fumarylacetoacetate hydrolase family protein, which yields MKLVSFQVGTPVGTFTRVGAIHGQQIVDVNMAYVRWLADQQETQPQRLANAQVPPTMLEFLEGGASTLAAARRAKDYVTTRSLSVKGPSGEAIVYSSADVQLLAPLSNPSSLRDFIAFEDHIAATSKKRGQPIPPEWYKAPVYYKGNHRTIIGPDEVLSWPLDTTKLDYELELACVIGRQGRDISERRAEDYIAGYTIMNDFSARDIQFQEMACRLGPAKGKDFATALGPCLVTPDEIADLGTLTMIARVNGEEWSRGRFGTIHWSFAQMIAHVSRGETIYPGDILGSGTVGGGCGLESDRYLKPGDVVELEIQPIGVLRTKVIGSTPRE from the coding sequence ATGAAACTTGTGAGTTTTCAAGTCGGCACTCCTGTCGGGACGTTCACGAGGGTCGGAGCGATCCACGGTCAGCAGATCGTGGACGTGAATATGGCCTATGTGCGTTGGTTGGCAGATCAACAGGAAACACAACCACAACGCTTGGCCAATGCACAGGTTCCACCGACGATGTTGGAGTTCCTCGAAGGAGGAGCTTCCACGCTCGCGGCAGCACGCCGCGCGAAAGATTATGTGACCACACGGTCCTTATCAGTCAAAGGGCCATCCGGTGAGGCAATCGTGTATTCGTCGGCCGATGTTCAGCTCTTGGCTCCGCTGTCGAATCCGTCTTCGCTGCGAGATTTTATCGCTTTTGAAGATCACATTGCCGCAACGTCGAAGAAGCGGGGACAGCCGATACCACCGGAGTGGTACAAGGCTCCCGTGTACTACAAAGGGAACCATCGCACGATCATCGGGCCGGACGAAGTTCTCTCATGGCCGTTGGATACGACGAAGTTGGACTATGAGCTGGAACTTGCCTGCGTGATCGGACGCCAGGGGCGAGACATCAGTGAACGACGGGCGGAAGACTACATCGCCGGTTACACGATCATGAACGACTTCAGCGCACGCGATATTCAATTTCAAGAAATGGCCTGCCGGCTGGGGCCGGCGAAGGGCAAGGACTTCGCGACAGCGCTGGGTCCCTGTCTTGTCACTCCCGATGAAATTGCTGATCTGGGTACACTGACAATGATTGCGAGGGTGAATGGAGAAGAGTGGTCGCGAGGACGATTTGGGACGATCCACTGGTCGTTTGCCCAGATGATCGCCCACGTGTCGCGAGGCGAAACAATCTATCCGGGAGATATCTTGGGTTCGGGAACGGTGGGCGGTGGATGTGGGCTGGAATCGGACCGTTACTTGAAACCGGGCGATGTGGTGGAACTGGAAATCCAACCGATCGGCGTTCTTAGAACCAAGGTGATAGGTTCGACGCCAAGGGAGTGA
- a CDS encoding thiamine pyrophosphate-dependent dehydrogenase E1 component subunit alpha yields the protein MDVAVIAKEIKREDLLRMYDYLRLTRAVEDRITALYRQGRIVGGVYTSYGMEAIAVGYASALERDDVIAPFHRDMGAFLIRGFTPGEVLAQYLGKRVGPSKGKDGNVHMGDLRRGVFGFVSHLADNLPVAAGAALAFKMRGESRVVFTGTGDGGSSRGDFHEAMNFAAVRRLPVVFFCNNNQYAYSTPLRLQMAIPNVVDRAKAYGMPGEIVDGNDVAEVYLAAKHAIAKARAGEGPSFLEFKTMRMHGHSEHDPAKYVPRELLEEWKKKDPILKAEQLLKQLGYGEEAYFHEVADRVKKEVEAGVEFAEQSPLPEGPEVLEGVFAMSADSH from the coding sequence ATGGATGTTGCAGTCATCGCCAAAGAGATCAAGCGAGAGGACTTGCTCCGGATGTACGACTACCTCCGCCTTACCAGAGCAGTGGAGGACCGCATTACGGCGCTCTACCGACAAGGCCGTATCGTCGGTGGAGTCTATACCAGCTACGGAATGGAGGCGATCGCTGTCGGGTATGCCTCCGCGTTGGAGCGCGACGATGTCATCGCGCCTTTTCACCGGGACATGGGCGCCTTCCTCATTCGAGGCTTCACTCCGGGTGAGGTGCTCGCCCAGTACCTTGGAAAGAGGGTCGGTCCGAGCAAAGGAAAGGACGGTAACGTTCATATGGGAGACCTCAGGCGAGGAGTCTTCGGATTTGTCAGTCATCTGGCGGACAATCTTCCGGTGGCTGCCGGTGCGGCGCTGGCGTTTAAGATGAGAGGGGAATCTCGCGTCGTGTTCACGGGAACCGGGGATGGAGGATCCAGCAGGGGCGATTTTCATGAAGCGATGAACTTTGCGGCGGTGCGAAGGCTCCCCGTCGTGTTTTTCTGTAACAACAACCAATACGCATACTCGACACCGCTTCGTTTACAAATGGCGATTCCGAATGTCGTGGATCGAGCGAAGGCCTATGGCATGCCCGGTGAAATTGTGGACGGCAACGATGTGGCCGAAGTCTATCTGGCGGCAAAACACGCGATTGCGAAGGCCCGCGCAGGAGAAGGGCCAAGCTTTCTCGAGTTCAAGACGATGCGGATGCACGGCCATTCCGAGCATGACCCGGCGAAATACGTTCCGCGTGAGCTACTGGAGGAGTGGAAGAAAAAAGATCCGATCCTCAAAGCTGAACAGTTGCTCAAACAGCTCGGGTATGGCGAAGAGGCGTATTTCCATGAAGTCGCCGATCGGGTGAAGAAAGAAGTCGAGGCTGGTGTGGAATTTGCCGAACAGAGCCCGTTGCCGGAAGGCCCGGAAGTGTTGGAAGGCGTATTCGCGATGAGCGCCGATAGTCATTAG
- a CDS encoding alpha-ketoacid dehydrogenase subunit beta, translating to MAQSTEEVSYLEAISQALDEEMARDERVFLMGEDIGMYGGAFKITEGFLQKYGEWRVLDTPLAESGFVGAAIGAAMMGLRPVVEMQFADFISCAFDQITEVAAKNHYRWGAAVPMVIRAPFGGGVHGGPFHSECPEGWFFHSPGLKLVAPSTPYDAKGLLKAAIRDPNPVIYFEHKFLYRRIKSTLPQEDFVVPLGKADVKRIGNDISVITYGAMVHLALEAAQSLAHEGIDLEVVDLRTLMPLDKETIYASVRKTSKAILLHEDNKTGGVGAEIAALLAEECFDCLDGPVIRIAPPDTPVPFSTPLEEFFLPKTSDIIAAARKLATY from the coding sequence ATGGCTCAGAGTACCGAGGAAGTCAGTTACCTCGAGGCGATTTCACAAGCCTTGGACGAAGAGATGGCCCGTGATGAACGGGTGTTCCTGATGGGCGAAGATATCGGCATGTACGGAGGCGCCTTTAAGATTACGGAAGGATTTCTCCAAAAGTACGGCGAATGGCGGGTGCTCGATACGCCGCTCGCCGAGTCTGGGTTCGTCGGAGCGGCGATCGGCGCAGCCATGATGGGTTTGCGTCCGGTCGTGGAGATGCAGTTCGCGGATTTTATTTCTTGCGCATTCGATCAGATCACCGAGGTGGCGGCCAAGAATCATTACCGATGGGGAGCCGCGGTGCCTATGGTTATCCGCGCACCGTTCGGCGGCGGTGTGCATGGCGGGCCGTTCCATTCTGAATGTCCGGAAGGCTGGTTCTTCCATTCCCCGGGACTCAAGTTGGTCGCCCCGTCCACGCCGTACGACGCCAAAGGGCTCCTCAAAGCGGCGATTCGCGACCCGAACCCGGTGATCTACTTTGAGCATAAGTTTCTCTATCGGCGTATCAAATCTACTCTCCCGCAAGAGGATTTCGTTGTTCCGCTTGGTAAGGCCGATGTAAAGCGGATCGGCAATGATATCTCAGTCATCACGTACGGCGCGATGGTGCACCTCGCACTCGAAGCCGCTCAGTCACTGGCGCACGAAGGGATCGACCTTGAAGTTGTCGACTTACGCACATTGATGCCGCTGGACAAGGAAACGATTTACGCCTCCGTGCGCAAGACCAGCAAGGCCATTCTTCTGCATGAGGATAACAAGACCGGCGGTGTCGGGGCTGAGATCGCGGCATTGTTGGCGGAAGAATGCTTCGACTGCTTGGACGGACCGGTTATTCGTATTGCGCCGCCTGACACGCCGGTCCCGTTCAGCACGCCGTTGGAAGAGTTTTTTCTCCCGAAGACCAGCGACATTATTGCCGCGGCACGGAAACTGGCAACGTATTAG
- a CDS encoding 2-oxo acid dehydrogenase subunit E2, with amino-acid sequence MATDIIMPQLGESIAEGTVVKWLVPAGGMIQKDESLLEVETEKVTLEIPSPSTGRLNEIIVHEGETVPVGTLLARIDSVPPSDVVNRVGGVVVRPMEQDSAEDQHHSPAVRQLAKEHGIDLLRVKGTGVGGRVTKKDVLDFIAQSGVQTKVATTGGEPSMGEEVRPLTQMRKTIADRMVKSKQTSAHVATFFEADFSHIEKFREALRQGSGQGHSLTYLPFVIRAATRALRDMPIVNSSWGEQGILVKKDIHVGIATALEDGLLVPVVRHADRKGLTQLAKEVADLAERARSKKLSPEEVQGGTFTITNHGGFGSLFSTPIIHQPQIAILGIGAIQKRAVIIDDAIAIRPMGYLSLSFDHRVIDGATADQFMAKVKQYLEQSHWEQIL; translated from the coding sequence GTGGCTACTGACATCATCATGCCGCAGTTGGGAGAAAGCATCGCCGAGGGAACAGTCGTCAAATGGCTTGTCCCAGCCGGAGGGATGATTCAAAAAGACGAGTCGCTCCTGGAAGTCGAGACTGAAAAGGTGACGTTGGAAATTCCTTCCCCAAGCACAGGGCGATTGAATGAGATCATCGTGCATGAGGGCGAGACCGTTCCAGTCGGAACCCTGCTGGCGCGCATCGACAGTGTTCCACCTTCGGATGTGGTCAACCGGGTGGGGGGGGTGGTTGTCCGTCCTATGGAACAAGATTCTGCGGAAGATCAACATCACTCTCCGGCTGTGCGGCAGCTGGCGAAGGAGCACGGAATCGATCTTTTGCGCGTGAAAGGAACCGGGGTCGGTGGTCGGGTGACCAAAAAGGATGTGCTCGACTTTATCGCGCAGAGCGGAGTCCAGACCAAGGTTGCCACGACAGGCGGCGAGCCTTCTATGGGTGAGGAAGTTCGCCCCCTTACGCAGATGCGCAAGACCATCGCCGATCGAATGGTCAAGAGCAAACAGACGTCAGCCCATGTCGCCACCTTCTTCGAGGCTGACTTCTCACACATCGAAAAATTCCGAGAGGCCCTTCGACAGGGTTCAGGGCAGGGCCATAGCCTCACCTATCTTCCGTTTGTCATTCGAGCCGCAACGAGAGCCCTTCGCGATATGCCGATTGTGAACTCGTCATGGGGAGAGCAAGGGATTCTGGTCAAGAAAGATATCCATGTCGGGATCGCCACGGCACTCGAAGACGGACTGTTGGTACCAGTGGTTCGACATGCCGATCGCAAGGGACTGACACAGCTGGCGAAAGAAGTCGCGGACCTGGCTGAGCGGGCCAGGTCCAAAAAATTGAGTCCCGAGGAAGTGCAGGGCGGAACGTTCACAATCACGAATCATGGCGGGTTCGGCAGCTTGTTCAGCACACCCATCATCCATCAGCCGCAGATTGCGATTCTGGGTATCGGTGCAATTCAGAAACGAGCCGTCATCATAGATGACGCGATTGCCATTCGACCGATGGGCTACCTCAGCCTGTCGTTCGACCACCGAGTGATCGATGGGGCGACGGCGGATCAATTTATGGCGAAAGTGAAACAGTATCTCGAACAAAGCCATTGGGAGCAGATTTTGTGA
- a CDS encoding thiolase family protein, translated as MNEMKRAVIVSAVRTPMGSFNGMFSQMPATKLGSLAIADALKRVHLPPDHVDHVYMGCVLSAGLGQAPARQASIGAGIPHSIGATTVNKVCGSSIQTVIMASQAVALGEANIVVAGGMENMTRSPYLLEKARQGYRLGHAELVDSLVKDGLWDVYNNFHMGNAGERCAAKFRLTRNELDDFALESYRRAREAIASGIFKQEIVPVEVSQRKGPAVAVAEDEEPTRVDLSRMRELKPVFQDDGVLTVGNSPSCNDGAAALVVMAEEEAARRGCAPMARIVGYAGAAMAPEWFTIAPIEAIKRVLKKTGLTIGDIDLFEINEAFSAVSLAINRELGLDVKKVNVNGGAVALGHPIGATGARILTTLIHAMAACGVRRGLASLCIGGGEALAMIVERP; from the coding sequence ATGAACGAGATGAAGCGAGCTGTGATCGTCAGCGCCGTGCGGACGCCGATGGGCAGTTTCAACGGCATGTTCAGCCAGATGCCGGCGACAAAATTGGGCAGTCTTGCCATCGCCGACGCGTTGAAGCGGGTTCACCTGCCGCCGGACCATGTAGACCATGTCTACATGGGTTGCGTCCTCAGCGCCGGCCTGGGACAAGCGCCGGCACGACAGGCATCGATCGGAGCCGGAATCCCCCATTCGATCGGTGCCACGACGGTGAACAAAGTCTGCGGCTCCAGCATCCAGACGGTCATCATGGCATCACAAGCCGTTGCGCTGGGAGAAGCGAACATCGTCGTGGCAGGCGGGATGGAAAACATGACCCGCTCGCCGTATTTGCTTGAGAAAGCGCGACAGGGCTATCGCTTGGGACATGCAGAATTAGTCGACAGTCTCGTCAAAGACGGGCTGTGGGACGTCTACAATAATTTCCATATGGGCAATGCGGGTGAGCGGTGCGCCGCCAAGTTCCGGTTGACAAGAAACGAACTGGATGACTTCGCCCTTGAGAGCTATCGACGTGCGCGTGAGGCGATAGCGAGTGGAATCTTTAAACAGGAAATAGTGCCTGTCGAGGTGTCGCAACGCAAAGGTCCGGCAGTGGCGGTTGCGGAGGACGAGGAACCGACTCGAGTCGATCTCAGCAGGATGCGTGAGCTGAAACCGGTATTCCAGGACGACGGTGTTCTGACGGTGGGCAATTCTCCTTCCTGTAATGACGGCGCGGCGGCGTTGGTTGTTATGGCGGAAGAAGAAGCGGCACGTCGTGGATGTGCACCGATGGCGCGTATCGTCGGCTACGCCGGAGCAGCGATGGCCCCGGAATGGTTTACGATCGCGCCGATCGAGGCGATCAAACGGGTGCTCAAGAAAACAGGTCTCACGATCGGAGACATTGATTTATTTGAAATCAACGAAGCGTTTTCGGCCGTGTCTCTCGCGATCAACCGAGAATTGGGACTCGATGTGAAGAAGGTCAACGTGAACGGTGGAGCTGTTGCGCTCGGCCATCCGATCGGGGCAACCGGCGCGCGCATCCTTACAACCCTGATCCATGCCATGGCGGCATGTGGCGTGAGGCGAGGCTTAGCGAGCCTTTGCATCGGAGGAGGGGAAGCGTTGGCGATGATCGTAGAAAGGCCATGA
- a CDS encoding 3-hydroxybutyryl-CoA dehydrogenase (converts (S)-3-hydroxybutanoyl-CoA to 3-acetoacetyl-CoA), with product MKLEDIKKIGILGAGQMGSGISQVCATAGYEVLLVDVAEPPLTQAVSKIRVGLERAVARGSLTDDQAGEVLALIHPLGELDRLRDVEVVIEAVSESLALKQKLFAQLNRICPPQAVLASNTSSISITKLGASSGRPDRVIGFHFMNPAPVMKLVEVVRGLETSERTMQLALDLAKRLGKTPVVAKDVPGFIVNRVLIPMINEAVFALEEGVASAKDIDLAMATGANHPVGPLALADRIGLDTVLAICDVLHQDLGDPKFRACPLLRRYVEAGWLGRKSGRGFYVYEGRNERQEAMSSQS from the coding sequence ATGAAGCTCGAGGATATCAAGAAGATCGGGATTTTGGGTGCAGGCCAGATGGGCAGCGGCATCAGCCAGGTGTGCGCGACCGCCGGCTACGAAGTCCTCCTCGTGGACGTCGCCGAGCCGCCGTTAACGCAGGCCGTTTCCAAGATCCGTGTTGGATTGGAGCGTGCAGTTGCACGAGGCAGTCTTACTGATGATCAAGCGGGAGAGGTCTTGGCGCTCATCCACCCATTGGGGGAGCTCGACCGCTTGCGCGACGTGGAGGTGGTCATCGAAGCGGTTTCTGAAAGTCTTGCGTTGAAGCAGAAACTCTTTGCACAATTGAACCGAATCTGTCCGCCGCAAGCAGTGCTCGCGAGCAACACCTCATCCATTTCAATCACGAAGTTGGGAGCTTCCTCAGGCCGGCCGGACCGCGTCATCGGCTTTCATTTCATGAATCCTGCGCCCGTGATGAAGCTGGTGGAAGTCGTGCGGGGTTTGGAAACATCGGAACGAACGATGCAGCTCGCGCTCGACTTGGCGAAGCGTTTGGGAAAAACACCGGTCGTGGCCAAAGATGTGCCTGGATTCATCGTGAACCGAGTCCTAATTCCCATGATCAACGAAGCTGTGTTCGCATTGGAGGAAGGCGTCGCCTCCGCTAAGGATATTGATTTGGCAATGGCGACGGGTGCCAATCATCCCGTGGGACCATTGGCGCTTGCCGACCGCATCGGCTTGGATACGGTGCTGGCCATCTGCGATGTTTTGCATCAAGACTTGGGGGATCCAAAGTTTCGCGCGTGCCCCTTACTCCGCCGATATGTCGAAGCGGGGTGGCTGGGGCGAAAGAGCGGCCGTGGATTCTACGTCTACGAAGGGAGGAACGAACGGCAGGAAGCGATGAGCAGTCAGTCCTGA
- a CDS encoding methylmalonyl-CoA mutase family protein: MQERKPRFASLSGLDMNRVYTHDDLKDWSSEDELGAPGEFPYTRGVYPTMYRGRLWTMRQFAGFGSADDTNRRFKYLLQHGQNGLSVAFDMPTLMGIDADDPRAHGEIGHCGVAISSLDDMERLFDGIPLDQVTTSMTINGPAAVIFAMYLAVAEKRGIRLELLDGTLQNDILKEYIAQKEWLFPPEPSLRLITDTIAYCSEHVPKWHPVSISGYHIREAGSTAVQELAFTIYDGLTYVEAVVKAGLPVDRFAPQLSFFFNAYSDFFEEIAKFRAARRLWAREMTRRYQPTDPRSVQLRCHAQTAGCSLTAQQPMNNVVRTTIQALAAVLGGTQSLHTNSMDETLALPTEGAVKLALRTQQIIAQESGVTNSVDPLGGSYYVEALTNRLEEEAVDYVRRLDEMGGMVRAIERGFPQREILDASQRYQRELERNERIVVGVNEYVESEERPTSILKIGQEVEYEQVGRLSDLRKCRDSFKMAGAVEELQEAASCGENVIPYLIDAVKARATLGEICAALKEVFGTYREQVVL, from the coding sequence ATGCAAGAGCGCAAACCCCGATTCGCATCTCTCTCGGGACTCGACATGAATCGCGTGTACACGCACGACGATCTGAAGGACTGGTCATCGGAAGACGAGCTCGGCGCACCAGGTGAATTCCCCTATACCCGTGGCGTTTACCCGACCATGTATCGTGGGCGGCTCTGGACGATGCGGCAATTCGCCGGGTTCGGATCGGCGGATGACACCAACCGTCGCTTTAAATACCTCCTCCAACATGGACAGAACGGACTGAGTGTCGCGTTCGATATGCCGACCCTCATGGGTATCGACGCGGATGATCCTCGCGCGCATGGAGAGATCGGTCACTGCGGCGTCGCCATCTCGTCGCTTGATGATATGGAGCGACTCTTCGATGGTATTCCGCTCGATCAGGTCACTACGTCGATGACGATCAACGGCCCGGCCGCCGTGATCTTCGCGATGTATCTCGCGGTCGCAGAGAAGCGAGGCATCCGTCTTGAGCTGCTGGACGGCACGTTGCAGAACGATATTCTCAAAGAATACATCGCGCAGAAAGAGTGGCTCTTCCCGCCGGAACCGTCGCTCCGCCTGATCACCGACACCATCGCCTATTGTTCCGAACATGTGCCCAAATGGCACCCGGTCAGTATCAGCGGGTATCACATCAGGGAAGCCGGATCCACCGCCGTGCAGGAACTGGCCTTTACCATCTATGACGGCCTGACCTACGTGGAGGCGGTGGTGAAAGCCGGTCTCCCCGTGGACCGGTTCGCCCCGCAGCTTTCGTTCTTTTTCAATGCCTACAGCGACTTCTTCGAAGAGATTGCGAAGTTCCGCGCAGCCCGTCGACTGTGGGCCCGCGAAATGACCAGACGGTATCAGCCGACCGATCCGCGTTCGGTGCAGCTCCGCTGCCATGCGCAAACCGCCGGCTGTTCTCTGACGGCACAACAGCCGATGAACAACGTGGTTCGGACGACGATTCAGGCACTCGCGGCTGTCTTGGGCGGCACGCAGTCCCTCCATACCAACTCGATGGACGAAACGTTGGCGCTGCCGACCGAGGGAGCGGTGAAACTGGCGCTGCGTACGCAACAGATCATCGCCCAAGAGAGTGGAGTCACCAACAGCGTCGATCCTCTCGGCGGCTCCTATTATGTCGAAGCCCTCACGAATCGCCTCGAAGAGGAGGCGGTGGATTACGTTCGTCGGTTGGATGAGATGGGCGGGATGGTCAGGGCGATCGAGCGGGGATTCCCGCAGCGTGAAATTCTCGACGCCTCGCAACGGTACCAACGTGAGTTGGAACGGAACGAGCGGATCGTCGTCGGCGTCAACGAGTACGTGGAATCGGAGGAACGTCCGACCTCTATTCTCAAGATAGGACAGGAAGTCGAATACGAACAGGTGGGACGTCTTTCGGACCTGCGTAAATGTCGCGATTCATTCAAGATGGCCGGTGCCGTCGAGGAACTACAAGAAGCGGCTTCGTGCGGCGAAAACGTCATACCCTATCTCATCGATGCGGTGAAAGCCAGGGCGACGCTGGGCGAAATCTGCGCAGCCTTGAAAGAAGTGTTCGGAACGTATCGGGAGCAGGTGGTGTTGTGA
- a CDS encoding MBL fold metallo-hydrolase: MKLGAFEIYPVSDGRFRLDGGAMFGVVPKVLWEKCCPADEFNRISLSLTALLIRANGKNILVDTGLGFKEDGKFQRMFAVERMPTLLESLKRLGLGRDDIHMVINTHLHFDHAGGNTMQENGSVVPTFPNAKYFIQHGEFEDAARANERTKASYRQDNFTPIDQSNQWEFLKGDTELLPGITAVVTAGHTRCHQAVKIESEGQVAFFLGDLIPTVSHLPLPYIMGYDLFPIQTLETKRWVLDRAFEERWLLLFEHDPVVQAGYVRRDQEGKYFLREVSTCQ, translated from the coding sequence ATGAAGCTCGGAGCGTTTGAAATTTATCCGGTGAGTGACGGCCGGTTTCGGCTCGATGGCGGAGCGATGTTTGGAGTGGTGCCAAAGGTCCTGTGGGAGAAGTGCTGTCCCGCCGATGAGTTCAACCGGATCTCGCTCAGCCTCACTGCTCTGTTGATCCGCGCGAACGGCAAAAACATTCTGGTGGATACGGGATTGGGCTTCAAGGAAGACGGCAAGTTTCAACGCATGTTCGCCGTTGAGCGGATGCCGACGTTGCTGGAGTCTTTGAAACGTCTAGGCCTCGGTCGAGACGATATTCACATGGTCATCAACACACACCTGCATTTTGACCACGCCGGCGGGAACACGATGCAAGAGAACGGGTCCGTCGTACCCACCTTTCCCAACGCCAAATATTTCATTCAGCATGGCGAGTTTGAAGATGCGGCTCGCGCCAATGAACGGACGAAAGCCAGCTACCGACAGGATAACTTTACACCGATCGATCAGAGCAATCAGTGGGAATTCTTGAAGGGAGATACTGAATTGCTGCCAGGCATCACCGCCGTGGTGACCGCCGGCCACACGCGCTGTCATCAGGCGGTCAAGATCGAGTCGGAAGGGCAGGTGGCTTTCTTCCTTGGCGACCTGATTCCGACGGTGTCGCATCTGCCGCTTCCCTACATCATGGGCTACGACCTGTTTCCCATCCAGACCCTGGAGACGAAGCGATGGGTGTTGGACCGGGCGTTCGAAGAGCGATGGCTGTTGCTCTTTGAGCACGATCCGGTGGTTCAGGCAGGATATGTACGGAGGGATCAAGAAGGTAAATATTTTCTTCGGGAGGTGTCGACATGCCAGTAG
- a CDS encoding cobalamin B12-binding domain-containing protein, translating to MPVASTPFRILIGKVGLDGHDRGVKLIARALRDAGMEVIYTGLHQTPEQVVSTAIQEDVDAIGLSILSGAHKTLFRRVLELLKEQDSEDIALFGGGIIPDEDVATLTADGVKALFRPGAPMDEIVTFVKGLKPQG from the coding sequence ATGCCAGTAGCGAGTACCCCTTTTCGTATCCTGATCGGTAAAGTCGGCCTCGACGGTCATGACCGGGGTGTGAAGCTCATCGCGCGCGCATTGCGTGACGCCGGGATGGAAGTGATCTACACCGGTCTCCACCAGACGCCGGAACAGGTCGTCAGTACGGCGATCCAAGAGGATGTGGACGCGATCGGTTTGAGCATCCTTTCAGGAGCGCACAAGACGCTGTTCCGACGCGTCCTCGAACTCCTTAAAGAACAGGATTCAGAAGACATCGCCTTGTTCGGCGGCGGAATCATTCCCGATGAAGATGTTGCGACGCTCACCGCGGACGGTGTGAAGGCGCTGTTTAGGCCAGGAGCGCCCATGGATGAGATCGTGACGTTCGTGAAAGGGCTCAAACCACAGGGCTGA